The sequence below is a genomic window from Methanosarcinales archaeon Met12.
ATTTTGGTTGGAATATCCATCTCTTCATAAAAAGAAAGGAATCTTTACTCAACAAGGTCTGTCATCAGAGGAAAAGAAAATTTTAAGAACAATTGAATGGGATTGGTTGGGTAATAGGGATGTAAGTACTGATGTAGGAAGCATTATACAAGATGAAAAAACGATGGTGTTGGTTGAACTTAAAAATAGAGTAGATACTGGGGGAACGGCTGGAAGGCGAGAAATCTGGACTTCTGAAAAGTTTGGAATTTTTGTAGAGTATTTTAAGTCCAATAAAAAATTGTTTAGAAAAAGTCACAAAGAATTTTCTTTGGCAGAATTGCTTGAGAGTTTTGGTATTGAAAACTTTGAAATATATATTGGTGTCTTGTTTGATACAGGCGATAATCCCGCAACAGTTCAGAGCGATAAAACCAATGGATTTTATTCTTCAAGCAAGCAAGGTTTTGAATACCTGCAAAATCTGGTAAAACAAAGTTCAACAATAAAGACAATTAACGAAGATCCTGAGAACTTACAGATGGAACTTGGGTTGAGTTATTCAAGTCTAAAAGTAAAGATAGGTGCTTTATACGGAAATGATATTACTTTAAAGCTTTTTAGAAAAAGTTTTCCGGTATCCGATTTACTTTTATTGAGATACGATGATATTTGGTTATCCCAACTAATAACCATTGAGGAAAGAGCCGTGTTACTTAAGCATCAGAAGAATTTTACTACAACCTTTTTGGGTTTATTAAATAGAGATAGAGATTTGAGAATAAAGTATGATGCCATAATAAATTCAGAGTGTGGAGAAACCGAACTTAATGCGATTGTAAGTTACTTGCTTAATAAATATACCCCCATTTTTGAAGATAAAATATTACCTGCTGGGAAAAATAAGGCTGGGTATTTAGCAGATGTAATTCAAGTTTTATGCGCAGCGGAGGCATAATGTTTTTACAAGGAATAATTTTACCAATGACGAATGGCGACCAACAGCGTATAACACAGCATAAAAGGCTCGTGCCTGACGGCACTCACCCAAATTTTTGCTTCGCAAAAACTTCTTTTATCCTCGATATCTCGGATTCAAAATTGTTAGAGTTGAAAAACATATCTTAATGGTAAGAGAGAACCTGGACAGCACTAGGACAACTTCACCTAACAGCAGATATTCATGAAGCAAACTTCTTATCCGCAAAATGTTAATTGATGTCCATTGATGAAAAGAGAACACAAAAAAGGATTTAAAGTGAATCTTGGCGATGTCGTTCCAGTATCAACGGTGGAGTGGTATGGAAAGGCGTCTATGGTTATATTCTTAAGGGGTTGCCCATTTAGATGTCCATATTGCCAAAATTATGCGATACTCGAAGGGGACAACTTCGTCGACATCGAGTATCTCGAGGGCCAAATCAAGAAGGCAAAAAATTTTATAGATGCCGTCGTCTTCTCTGGCGGAGAGCCGTTGATGCAACCCGAGCAAATAAAGCGTCTGGCAGGATTTACAAAAATGCAGAGCCTTCTGGTTGGTATCGAAACCAATGGATACTATCCTGAACATCTTAAAGAACTTATCGGCACAAAGTTAGTGGATAAGATATTCATAGATGTTAAGGCACCTCTATTCAGCCCCAAACTGTATGGCAAAGTAACCGGGGCAGATGGTAAAAAAGCTGTGACACAGGTTAAAAAGTCGCTTGAGATATGCAGGGACCATAATCTTGAAATCAGAACTACCGTGTTTAGGGGACTGATCTGCGACAAGAACGATATCAAAGCGATTGCAGAGGAGGTATCTTCTTATGGAAAAAACATTCCATATGTGCTCCAGCAGGGCAGACCAGAGCAGGGTCGGAGCGAAGAATTGAAGCAATATGATGCACCGGACAGAGATGAACTGCTGGAATTGGGTAGAATGGCAAAAAGATATCTGAGGGATGTGCGAATTAGGACAAAAGAATTTGGAGAGGAATTAATTTGAAAGTAGTGGGTTTCGTGGGGATGCCAGCGTCAGGCAAGACCGAGGCGGCTAAAGTATTACAATGTCATGGCATCCCGATAATCAGGATGGGAGATGTAGTGCGGGCAGAGGTTAAGGCAAGAGGTCTCGACATCACCGAAGAGAACGTAGGAAGGGTGGCAGATGAACTGAGAAAAAATGAAGGGATGGATGCGGTAGCCAAACGATGCATATCTCTCATTTCGAAAACTCCACCCTCAAACTGCGACACGGTCGTCATCGACGGTATACGGGGCATAGCAGAGGTAAAGGCATATGAAAAGGCATTCGGGAATCGATTTATATTGATTGCAATTGAGGCGTCTCAAAAGATTAGGTTCAACAGGGCAATGGCTCGAAAAAGAGAAGATGATGTTTCCAACTGGGAATCGTTCAAGCAGAAGGATGAGCGCGAACTTCGCTGGGGATTAACAGAAGCGATGAACATAGCAGACATTTCTCTGGATAACGATGGAACCCTGGAAGAGTTTAAAAAACAAGCTAAAAGCATTTTAGGAGGCATCTAATATTTTTAAGGCCACGGTCTCGGCACCCGTACACCCCACTGAATTAGTAGAAAGCGTTAATAGGGCGATCACCAACATATTCCCAGATGCCCAACTCGAGTTCAAGGACGTCACAAATCGACAATGTCTGCTAATCGGCACCACTTCCATGGATAAATTACGCGAACTTTTCATGAAACAGAATATCCTGGATTCTGTCAGGGCTGAACTTTTCAATGGCAGAAGTGGGAATAGAATCGAATTTAGGCTTAATAAACAAGTCGCATTCGTAGGCAAGGCAAATTTTGGCGAGAGTTCATTGGGGGATATCCATGTCTCCATCGAGTGTGAGCACACAGAGGAATTGATATACTGGCTGGCGCCAAGAATAGAACAGGGGGCTAAGCAATGAGAATTGGCTTTTCATCACTGGCACTGGTCAATAATCCATTTGACTGGGCATATGAATTGGAGGATATTGGATTCAATGGATGGGAGATCGTTGGCGAGGGAAAACAATATCTGACCAGGGCGACCGTCAAAAAAATACAGGAAGTGCAGGAGAGCACGAACCTGGAATTCACAGCACATCTTCCATTCTCTGATTTGAATCTTGCAAGCCTGAATCAAGGCATATGGGATGAGACTATTGCGCAGATGGGCAGCGCAATAAGGCATCTGGGAGAATTTACAGATTTGGTGGTCGTGCATCCTGGACATCTTTCACCGCTGGGGGCGGAATTGCCGGACGAAGCCTGGAAGCAAAACATCATCGGTATGCAGAAACTATGTGACATCGCAGAGGTGTTTGGAATAACGATTGGCGTGGAAAACATGCCCAACCTCGAATTTTTACTCGGTAGATTGCCAGAGGAATTGGCCGGAATGGTGGAGAATGTAAACAGGGAGAATATTGGCATCGCCTTCGACGTTGGGCATGCGAGCTTGACTGGGACATTGGGTGGATTTCTAAAATTAAAACCAAAACACGTTCATCTACACGACAATCGTGGAAAGGCAGATGAACACCTTCCGCTCGGGCATGGCATCATCGACTGGGCATCCGTGATGAAGGAATTAAAGGATTACAGAGGCAGGTTTGTCATCGAAGCGCGCACCGTCGAGGAGGGTAGAGAGAGCCTAAAGTACTTGAGAAGGCTTTGAGGAGCAAAGCTCTATCAATCGCCCCTCGCCATCACGTGTCCCCCTGGCGATCAGAGAGTCGCCTTTTTTGATTATCGTCCTCCCGCTTGGGTGGTATATCCATTTATTCTCCCTTCTAATTGCCATGATAAACATGCTGGTTTCCGTTTCCAGTTGCAACTCTACTAATGTCTTGTTGATGATATCTGCACCTTCTCGCACTTCTATGTTGGTGATGATCTCATCGGACTCTCTTATCGCAAGCATAAAGATTGGATGAAGTTCGATATCCCTTCGGACTATATCTGCGATCTCATCTGCCGCATCTGAAATGATCTCTGATGATATGGCCAGGTGGAGCAACCCTCTTAGACGATCCACATCATCGACTTGTTTTGCAGATTCCAGCACCCAATGTTCGAGTTCATATCTCATCTCATCCATCCTTGTTTCCAATATCTCGACCTCATGCGCAATCTCCTTGTTGTAAAAAAGCACGGCGGAGTAGGCGAGACCCACCGCCAGCTCGGACACGTTCTTCATGTCGATGATGAGGTCTACTGCCTTGTCGAGATCGTCTAACAATGCTTCTGGCTCAGATGGTGTTGGCTTATATTTCTTTCCAGTAGCCAATTCATACAGAATGGCGACGCCTTCGTCATGTCCTTTGGCGAACAGGATGTCGTCCACCATGACGACCGTTTTCTTGTTGGGGTCATATATCCAGTTGTGGTCGCGCCGAATCGCAATAACTTTCATGCCGGTTTCCGTTTCCAGGCGCAAATCCCCGAGTGATCTTTCTGTAAGGGGGGATGTTCTTTCGACCGCAACGCGCGTGACGGTTTCCTCTGCCTCTGGAATTGCGGCCTTCAGCTCGTGGGGGAGACCTAATTTATTAAGTACGATTTTTGCGATGTCTCCCGCCG
It includes:
- a CDS encoding anaerobic ribonucleoside-triphosphate reductase activating protein, whose translation is MKREHKKGFKVNLGDVVPVSTVEWYGKASMVIFLRGCPFRCPYCQNYAILEGDNFVDIEYLEGQIKKAKNFIDAVVFSGGEPLMQPEQIKRLAGFTKMQSLLVGIETNGYYPEHLKELIGTKLVDKIFIDVKAPLFSPKLYGKVTGADGKKAVTQVKKSLEICRDHNLEIRTTVFRGLICDKNDIKAIAEEVSSYGKNIPYVLQQGRPEQGRSEELKQYDAPDRDELLELGRMAKRYLRDVRIRTKEFGEELI
- a CDS encoding AAA family ATPase, translated to MGFVGMPASGKTEAAKVLQCHGIPIIRMGDVVRAEVKARGLDITEENVGRVADELRKNEGMDAVAKRCISLISKTPPSNCDTVVIDGIRGIAEVKAYEKAFGNRFILIAIEASQKIRFNRAMARKREDDVSNWESFKQKDERELRWGLTEAMNIADISLDNDGTLEEFKKQAKSILGGI
- a CDS encoding RNA-binding domain-containing protein, producing MFKATVSAPVHPTELVESVNRAITNIFPDAQLEFKDVTNRQCLLIGTTSMDKLRELFMKQNILDSVRAELFNGRSGNRIEFRLNKQVAFVGKANFGESSLGDIHVSIECEHTEELIYWLAPRIEQGAKQ
- a CDS encoding sugar phosphate isomerase/epimerase, giving the protein MRIGFSSLALVNNPFDWAYELEDIGFNGWEIVGEGKQYLTRATVKKIQEVQESTNLEFTAHLPFSDLNLASLNQGIWDETIAQMGSAIRHLGEFTDLVVVHPGHLSPLGAELPDEAWKQNIIGMQKLCDIAEVFGITIGVENMPNLEFLLGRLPEELAGMVENVNRENIGIAFDVGHASLTGTLGGFLKLKPKHVHLHDNRGKADEHLPLGHGIIDWASVMKELKDYRGRFVIEARTVEEGRESLKYLRRL
- a CDS encoding TrkA C-terminal domain-containing protein, with protein sequence MTEEIDYRPKNVKDILKEMKDTSELMVDLAYSAVLYDDADIAEEVLRLEEEMTILEHHANIAAMLGARGVEEAEGLSGVLQVASAAEKISNAAGDIAKIVLNKLGLPHELKAAIPEAEETVTRVAVERTSPLTERSLGDLRLETETGMKVIAIRRDHNWIYDPNKKTVVMVDDILFAKGHDEGVAILYELATGKKYKPTPSEPEALLDDLDKAVDLIIDMKNVSELAVGLAYSAVLFYNKEIAHEVEILETRMDEMRYELEHWVLESAKQVDDVDRLRGLLHLAISSEIISDAADEIADIVRRDIELHPIFMLAIRESDEIITNIEVREGADIINKTLVELQLETETSMFIMAIRRENKWIYHPSGRTIIKKGDSLIARGTRDGEGRLIELCSSKPSQVL